From Bacteroidales bacterium, a single genomic window includes:
- a CDS encoding PorT family protein, producing MTKKTIPFLFLILLSGTMNAQVLISLIFGEALNTDKIEFGLAGGMSRSYITDISTSEGLNSFDLGFYFHVLLKNSSYLSTGVHVKSNVGAKGMPVYPLGDANFDTIYQGGSLTKKIPCFYVPILFHQRFNNRWYAEAGPQLGLIYKPVDIFETTKLDGDLTYTKSVLDEYKRIDAGFMVGAGYKFEKKIKSMSAGASYYYGLVDVSKNPDYTIKNSAFYFFIRIPIGAGPQPE from the coding sequence ATGACAAAAAAAACTATCCCTTTTTTATTCCTTATTCTTCTTTCAGGAACCATGAACGCCCAGGTTCTGATCTCTCTGATCTTTGGGGAGGCATTGAATACGGATAAAATCGAGTTCGGGCTTGCAGGCGGTATGAGCCGGTCGTACATCACCGACATCAGCACCTCGGAAGGGCTGAACAGTTTCGACCTGGGATTTTATTTTCACGTTCTTCTTAAGAACAGCTCGTACCTTAGCACGGGGGTGCATGTGAAATCGAATGTCGGCGCAAAAGGGATGCCGGTGTATCCATTGGGAGATGCCAATTTTGATACCATTTACCAGGGAGGTTCCCTGACAAAAAAAATCCCGTGCTTCTACGTTCCTATCCTTTTTCATCAGCGGTTCAACAACCGGTGGTACGCCGAAGCTGGCCCGCAGCTGGGACTTATTTATAAACCAGTTGATATCTTTGAAACCACCAAACTGGATGGGGATCTCACCTACACCAAAAGCGTGCTGGACGAATACAAGCGGATTGATGCGGGATTTATGGTGGGAGCAGGATATAAATTTGAAAAGAAAATCAAAAGTATGAGCGCGGGCGCCAGCTATTACTACGGGTTGGTGGACGTAAGTAAAAATCCAGATTACACCATTAAAAACTCTGCCTTTTATTTTTTCATCAGAATCCCGATTGGCGCCGGGCCGCAGCCTGAATAG
- a CDS encoding AI-2E family transporter, with protein MFVLLLIIAWCLMIMMPFANIILWSLILSLALYPTHHGISMKLGDRPKLASFIIVIAALVLIILPTWLLIDSLIHEIKEVKLAYDEGTLKIPPPSEKVRDWPIIGESLYNLWKTASVNLAQTAAKYQDQLTSLGTKLAKGIFSAAGSVIQLLIAFIIACIILVFKGAGEPVRKFFRKLAGARGDEFADVTMKTVGNVVKGILGVALLLALMHGVAFFLAGVPYAGIWTLFVFILAVLQIPLFLVTLPVIIFFFATKSVLAAIIWAIVLVVIGFSDNILRPILLAKGAPVPMLVIFIGVIGGFIFTGFSGLFTGAIIMSLGYKLFISWIESDGEIEEANPAALAGE; from the coding sequence CTGTTTGTGCTTTTGCTGATCATTGCGTGGTGTCTGATGATTATGATGCCGTTTGCGAACATCATTTTATGGAGTTTGATCCTTTCGCTTGCTTTGTATCCAACACATCACGGGATATCCATGAAACTGGGGGACAGACCGAAACTGGCATCTTTCATCATCGTAATTGCTGCTTTGGTGCTCATCATCCTTCCAACATGGTTGCTGATTGATTCCCTGATTCATGAAATTAAGGAGGTGAAGTTAGCTTATGATGAAGGAACATTAAAAATCCCTCCACCAAGCGAAAAAGTAAGGGATTGGCCAATCATAGGTGAATCGCTTTACAATTTATGGAAAACTGCTTCGGTTAACCTGGCACAAACCGCTGCCAAATATCAGGATCAGTTGACAAGTCTGGGAACAAAACTGGCCAAAGGGATATTCAGTGCAGCCGGGAGCGTCATCCAGTTATTGATTGCCTTCATCATTGCCTGCATCATCCTTGTCTTTAAAGGAGCCGGTGAGCCGGTGCGGAAATTTTTCAGGAAATTGGCAGGAGCGCGCGGTGATGAGTTTGCCGATGTAACCATGAAGACCGTGGGTAATGTGGTAAAAGGTATCCTCGGTGTTGCGCTGCTCCTTGCGCTCATGCATGGCGTTGCCTTTTTTCTGGCGGGCGTTCCGTATGCCGGCATCTGGACATTATTTGTATTCATTTTGGCGGTGCTGCAAATCCCGCTATTCCTCGTCACTTTACCCGTCATCATCTTTTTCTTTGCTACTAAATCAGTGCTGGCAGCGATCATTTGGGCTATAGTGCTGGTTGTGATCGGTTTTTCAGACAACATTCTACGTCCGATTTTGCTCGCCAAAGGCGCCCCGGTGCCCATGCTGGTGATTTTCATCGGGGTGATCGGGGGATTCATTTTTACCGGGTTCAGCGGGCTGTTTACCGGCGCCATCATTATGTCGCTGGGGTATAAGCTGTTTATTTCATGGATCGAATCGGACGGTGAAATCGAAGAAGCTAATCCCGCCGCTTTAGCTGGAGAATGA
- a CDS encoding GHKL domain-containing protein, whose product MLKEILQGIVEDDKRTASILSSIRGMMKLERREKEKTDINALIIEISDIFRTGTANYDIELIVRLPDRPVYIFADGIQMQQVIMNLLSNATHSVLASETGEKKIVMSGLPENGNITLSVRDYGRGIDPEIIGRLFKPFVTSKNDGMGIGLAISKAIIEDHQGTIRAENMPDGGAQFSFSLKIYDHDA is encoded by the coding sequence TTGCTGAAGGAAATTCTTCAGGGTATTGTAGAGGATGATAAACGGACTGCATCAATATTGAGCAGCATCAGGGGTATGATGAAACTTGAAAGGAGGGAAAAAGAAAAGACAGATATCAATGCACTGATCATCGAAATCAGTGATATTTTCCGCACTGGAACTGCCAATTATGACATCGAACTGATTGTCCGGCTGCCTGATCGGCCGGTTTACATATTTGCCGACGGCATTCAGATGCAACAGGTGATTATGAACCTATTGTCCAATGCTACGCATTCCGTTTTAGCATCGGAAACTGGTGAAAAGAAAATCGTTATGTCCGGTTTGCCGGAGAACGGAAACATTACCCTCTCAGTCAGAGATTATGGCAGAGGTATTGATCCTGAGATCATCGGGCGGTTATTTAAGCCATTCGTGACGTCGAAAAATGACGGAATGGGAATAGGTTTAGCGATAAGCAAGGCCATTATCGAGGACCACCAGGGGACAATCCGGGCTGAAAATATGCCTGATGGCGGTGCGCAATTTTCGTTTAGCCTTAAAATCTATGATCATGACGCCTGA
- a CDS encoding response regulator transcription factor, with protein MTPEKFKVFIVDDDKSIRQGFSLLLMSAGYEVETYSGGDEFLSTEYADGAGCILLDVFLEGRSGLDMQEEIKRKFAHLPIIYITGQGSIPMSVQAFRKGAVNFLQKPVDDLQLLAAVEEAINESRTKVSQIAETDRIQGLIKKLTPREFDVFRLLITGLLNKQIAGKLNIAEQTVKIHRGKITEKLGVKSVAEIVHLAEKAGLL; from the coding sequence ATGACGCCTGAAAAATTTAAAGTGTTTATTGTTGATGATGACAAATCAATAAGGCAGGGCTTTTCATTGCTTCTGATGTCGGCCGGTTATGAGGTTGAAACCTATTCGGGTGGCGATGAGTTTTTGTCAACAGAATATGCTGATGGGGCGGGCTGCATCCTTCTTGATGTATTTCTTGAAGGGAGATCAGGTCTTGACATGCAGGAAGAGATCAAAAGGAAATTTGCTCACCTTCCGATTATTTACATCACAGGCCAGGGAAGTATCCCGATGAGTGTTCAGGCGTTCAGAAAAGGCGCTGTGAATTTCCTTCAAAAACCGGTTGATGACCTGCAACTGCTTGCAGCGGTGGAGGAAGCCATCAATGAAAGCCGGACTAAAGTCAGCCAGATAGCAGAGACCGACCGGATTCAAGGTTTAATCAAAAAACTTACCCCACGCGAATTTGATGTATTCCGCCTGCTGATCACCGGACTACTGAACAAACAAATTGCAGGAAAACTTAATATTGCCGAACAGACCGTAAAAATCCACCGCGGAAAAATTACCGAAAAACTCGGCGTAAAATCCGTTGCCGAAATTGTACATCTCGCTGAAAAGGCGGGTTTGCTATAA
- a CDS encoding SHOCT domain-containing protein codes for MKKLMIFLLMLVFVVPAFSQKKGKVDPEKVTIDSLTNVNQLLSGQLDSITAERETYFGVYSAVKDKVIKYDFNPENASDVLDSLAKSMDATALLLSSTKDSLTAIQLTYKEISAKLDNLNAADSDKAKLVEELKQLKELLDAKIITQDDFDKKKNLLMEKWE; via the coding sequence ATGAAAAAATTAATGATTTTTTTACTCATGCTTGTTTTTGTTGTCCCGGCATTTAGTCAGAAAAAAGGAAAAGTTGATCCTGAAAAGGTTACCATTGATTCTCTGACCAACGTCAATCAACTTCTTTCCGGGCAGTTGGATTCCATTACAGCAGAACGCGAAACCTATTTTGGTGTTTATTCTGCCGTAAAGGACAAAGTCATTAAATATGACTTCAATCCCGAAAATGCCTCAGATGTGTTGGATTCTTTGGCCAAAAGTATGGATGCAACTGCCCTTTTACTCTCATCAACAAAGGACTCACTTACAGCAATTCAACTTACCTACAAGGAAATAAGCGCCAAACTGGACAACCTCAATGCTGCCGACTCTGACAAAGCCAAGCTGGTAGAAGAGCTAAAACAACTGAAAGAACTCCTGGATGCAAAAATCATCACCCAGGATGATTTCGACAAAAAGAAAAACCTACTGATGGAAAAGTGGGAATAG
- a CDS encoding response regulator: MICIIDDDEHVRRGFDMLLKAGGFASNSYPSAEEYLEKSKLTDTDLIILDYHLPGMTGCDLLKYLENKKLHFPVVMITAFDDRFSRDCAKKYGVLAYLRKPVDGDALIDIIKYALPIYNH; encoded by the coding sequence ATGATTTGCATAATAGATGATGATGAGCATGTTAGACGAGGATTTGATATGTTGCTAAAGGCAGGAGGATTTGCGAGTAACTCATACCCAAGTGCCGAAGAGTATTTGGAAAAAAGTAAACTGACAGACACTGACTTAATCATCCTCGATTATCATCTACCCGGCATGACCGGATGCGATCTGCTTAAGTATTTGGAAAATAAAAAATTACACTTTCCTGTGGTAATGATTACTGCATTTGATGACCGGTTTAGCCGCGACTGTGCAAAAAAGTACGGCGTATTGGCCTACCTGCGGAAACCGGTTGACGGTGATGCGCTGATTGACATTATAAAATACGCTTTACCAATTTATAACCACTAA
- a CDS encoding DUF2252 domain-containing protein, with product MELLDHFQSKRLTIEERIAAGKALRKNFPRDLQGEYSPVSNRVDPVSILEEQAKTRLEELVPVRYARMLTSPFAFLRGGAAVMAADLAAGAQPTGITVQACGDMHLANFGVFASAERNLIFGINDFDETIPGPWEWDLKRLVASIVAAGRFLGAKKSIAKEGVLATVKSYREKMHEYAHMGYLDLWYATISEKDVLKSVTGTAKAGAQKMVNKAHERTHMQVLGKLADLVDKKYRLRVNAPFIVRETHTKDGTPIEEALGMFLDSYFESLADERKAILKNYRIVDVVRKVVGVGSVGTRCWVVFLTGNHDQDPLFLQIKEAQPSVLEPYVVKSVYSNQGQRVVIGQRLLQAAPDIFLGWFEMGDTDFYVRQLRDMKGGVEFDPKTVRIENLYQYGALCGWALALAHAKSGDAAMISGYVGKSDELDHAMYRFAMAYADQTEADYEALLHAAKTGRIKVASVKE from the coding sequence ATGGAACTATTAGATCACTTTCAATCGAAACGCCTGACCATAGAGGAGCGCATAGCAGCAGGCAAAGCGCTGCGAAAGAACTTTCCGCGCGACCTTCAGGGGGAATACAGTCCTGTTTCGAACCGGGTTGATCCGGTTTCGATTTTGGAGGAACAGGCGAAGACCCGTCTCGAAGAGCTGGTACCTGTTCGTTATGCGAGGATGCTTACTTCTCCTTTCGCTTTTTTACGCGGAGGTGCAGCAGTCATGGCTGCCGACCTGGCTGCGGGTGCCCAGCCAACAGGAATAACAGTACAGGCCTGTGGCGACATGCACCTGGCCAATTTCGGGGTATTTGCCTCAGCCGAACGGAACCTTATATTCGGCATCAACGACTTTGATGAAACCATCCCGGGACCGTGGGAATGGGATTTAAAGCGGCTTGTGGCGAGCATCGTGGCAGCAGGAAGATTTCTTGGCGCAAAAAAAAGTATTGCCAAAGAAGGCGTGCTGGCCACAGTGAAATCGTACCGTGAAAAAATGCACGAATATGCCCACATGGGCTACCTCGATTTGTGGTATGCCACCATCAGTGAGAAAGATGTATTAAAATCAGTTACCGGAACAGCCAAAGCAGGAGCACAAAAAATGGTGAATAAAGCCCATGAGCGCACTCATATGCAGGTGCTGGGTAAACTTGCCGACCTGGTGGATAAAAAATACCGCCTCCGTGTCAACGCTCCTTTTATTGTTAGAGAAACTCACACAAAGGATGGTACCCCAATTGAAGAAGCCCTGGGAATGTTTCTCGACTCCTATTTCGAATCCCTTGCGGATGAGCGCAAAGCCATTTTAAAAAATTATCGTATTGTAGATGTAGTGAGAAAAGTAGTGGGTGTGGGTAGTGTTGGAACCCGCTGCTGGGTTGTGTTCCTCACCGGAAATCATGACCAGGACCCTCTATTTCTGCAGATCAAAGAGGCTCAACCTTCGGTACTTGAGCCTTATGTTGTAAAATCAGTCTATTCAAACCAGGGACAAAGAGTTGTTATTGGCCAACGGTTGTTGCAGGCAGCGCCTGATATTTTTCTGGGATGGTTCGAAATGGGTGATACTGATTTTTATGTAAGGCAATTGCGCGACATGAAAGGTGGTGTTGAGTTTGATCCGAAAACTGTCCGGATCGAAAACCTTTATCAATATGGCGCACTGTGCGGATGGGCGCTGGCGCTGGCACATGCCAAATCAGGGGATGCTGCCATGATTTCGGGATATGTTGGAAAAAGCGATGAACTGGATCATGCCATGTATCGCTTTGCTATGGCTTATGCTGATCAGACTGAAGCTGATTATGAGGCACTGCTTCATGCAGCAAAGACAGGGAGGATAAAAGTTGCATCGGTGAAAGAATGA
- a CDS encoding anaerobic C4-dicarboxylate transporter, with the protein MIFLELTVLLVCIFIGARMSGIGLGVMGMIGLLILLFVFRLPPADPPLEVMLIILSVVTAAAALQAAGGMDYLVNIAGKILRRNPGQITILGPVVTYFFTLFAGTAHISYSILPIIAEVAIKARIRPERAMSMSVTAAHMGITASPVSAASAALLTVLVASGVQLSDILMICIPSTLIGVGVGILFVLKRGKELDKDPEFIEKMKDPAFAQLINAGEGKDTTIPLKPGAVKSVIIFGVAVLAVVALGSFPSLLPSFSGIKGFEASFAVNADGIVQMPSMIMMIMLAAAGLIILIANTTAAQITKASLFASAGQATIAVFGVVWMSGTFMDSNYEVIKENLGQLVTAYPWLFAIALFTMSILLFSQAATTKALMPLGLLLGLSPAYLVGIFPAVNGHFFIPGYPTLLTAIQFDRTGTTKIGKYVLNHSFMLPGLVTTAAAVIAGLVLQSIIL; encoded by the coding sequence ATGATTTTTCTTGAACTGACTGTTTTACTTGTATGTATTTTCATCGGCGCCCGTATGTCGGGCATCGGACTGGGTGTGATGGGTATGATCGGGTTGCTCATTCTGCTCTTTGTGTTCAGGTTACCTCCTGCCGATCCCCCACTCGAAGTGATGTTGATTATTTTGAGCGTGGTAACAGCGGCGGCAGCTTTGCAGGCAGCCGGTGGTATGGATTACCTGGTGAATATTGCAGGCAAAATTCTGAGAAGAAATCCCGGACAGATAACAATCCTGGGGCCAGTCGTTACTTACTTCTTCACCCTCTTTGCAGGAACTGCACACATCTCTTACTCTATCCTCCCCATCATTGCTGAAGTGGCCATCAAAGCACGCATCCGCCCGGAACGCGCCATGAGTATGAGTGTGACTGCCGCTCACATGGGGATTACCGCCAGTCCGGTCTCGGCTGCATCTGCCGCATTACTCACTGTTTTGGTGGCAAGCGGTGTGCAATTATCCGATATCCTGATGATTTGTATTCCATCAACCCTGATTGGGGTAGGTGTTGGCATTCTCTTCGTGCTGAAAAGAGGGAAAGAACTGGATAAAGACCCTGAATTTATCGAAAAAATGAAAGACCCTGCCTTTGCCCAACTCATCAATGCAGGTGAAGGAAAAGATACAACCATCCCACTGAAACCGGGCGCTGTTAAGTCGGTGATCATTTTTGGTGTTGCCGTGCTGGCCGTTGTAGCGCTGGGCTCATTCCCTTCGCTGCTCCCCAGCTTTTCCGGTATCAAAGGTTTTGAAGCGAGTTTTGCGGTGAATGCAGACGGTATTGTTCAGATGCCTTCGATGATCATGATGATCATGCTGGCGGCTGCCGGCCTCATCATTCTTATTGCCAATACCACAGCAGCCCAGATAACAAAAGCCAGCCTGTTTGCATCCGCAGGCCAGGCCACAATTGCAGTCTTTGGAGTGGTATGGATGAGCGGAACCTTTATGGACAGCAACTATGAAGTAATCAAAGAAAACCTGGGACAACTGGTTACTGCTTATCCCTGGCTATTTGCGATTGCCCTTTTCACCATGAGCATTCTCCTGTTTAGCCAGGCAGCCACCACCAAAGCACTGATGCCGCTTGGACTGCTGCTGGGGCTCAGCCCGGCCTACCTTGTCGGGATTTTCCCTGCGGTAAATGGCCACTTTTTCATTCCGGGCTATCCCACACTGCTTACAGCTATTCAATTCGACCGAACAGGTACGACTAAGATCGGAAAATATGTTTTAAATCACAGTTTTATGTTACCGGGACTCGTCACCACTGCGGCGGCAGTCATAGCCGGTTTAGTTTTACAATCCATTATTTTATAA
- a CDS encoding aspartate ammonia-lyase: MKLIIKMSLVVATLLLGWSSYAQTRTEKDLLGEKQIPADAYYGVQTMRALENFQVSGVKTNFYPDYVKAFAIVKLAAARANHDVEGRLSKEKLVAIEKACQAVMDGKYHEWFLVDLYQGGAGTSANMNANEVLANIALEMMGKKKGEYQYIEPHDDLNMGQSTNDAYPTAIHIALILHNEKLIRELEALSKAFHQKGEEFKEVLKMGRTEGQDAVPMTVGQEFHAFGNQLDAAINVLRKTEEYLYEVNMGATAIGTGITATPGYDVVCANHLAKLMNKPITLAPDLIAATSSMQAFVMYSSAMKNLAVTLSKISSDLIFLASGPRTGIFEINLPALQPGSSIMPGKVNPVMPELMNEVCYKAMGNDVTVAFASRDGLLQLNAYEPVVAVAIMESQALFYKTVPLFRKNCIEGITVNEEILTRNIERSVGIVTALNPVLGYEKTTELAKEALETDKGILELIREKKLLSEDEIKKLLDPAAMTGQKK, from the coding sequence ATGAAATTAATTATTAAAATGAGCCTGGTTGTAGCCACTCTGTTACTTGGGTGGAGCAGCTACGCACAAACACGAACCGAGAAAGATCTGCTCGGCGAAAAGCAAATCCCCGCCGACGCCTACTATGGCGTACAAACGATGCGGGCGCTCGAAAACTTCCAGGTGAGTGGAGTGAAAACCAATTTTTATCCTGATTATGTCAAAGCATTTGCCATTGTAAAACTGGCTGCTGCACGCGCCAACCATGATGTTGAAGGGAGACTCAGCAAGGAGAAACTCGTTGCTATCGAAAAGGCCTGCCAGGCTGTAATGGATGGAAAATACCACGAGTGGTTCCTTGTAGATTTATACCAGGGCGGCGCCGGAACATCTGCCAACATGAACGCTAACGAAGTCCTCGCCAACATTGCACTGGAAATGATGGGCAAGAAAAAAGGTGAATATCAGTACATCGAACCGCACGATGACCTGAACATGGGACAATCCACCAATGACGCTTACCCAACCGCCATTCATATCGCGCTGATCCTCCACAATGAAAAATTAATCAGGGAACTGGAAGCGCTCTCAAAAGCATTTCACCAGAAAGGAGAAGAGTTCAAAGAGGTACTGAAAATGGGACGTACCGAAGGGCAGGATGCAGTGCCGATGACCGTTGGTCAGGAATTTCATGCCTTTGGCAACCAGTTGGATGCTGCAATCAATGTTTTGCGTAAAACTGAGGAGTATTTGTATGAGGTTAACATGGGTGCAACCGCCATTGGAACCGGCATTACAGCAACACCGGGTTATGATGTGGTATGTGCTAATCACCTGGCCAAACTGATGAACAAACCCATCACCCTCGCACCCGATCTTATTGCAGCTACATCTTCCATGCAGGCATTTGTTATGTATTCATCGGCCATGAAAAACCTGGCTGTTACGCTATCAAAAATCAGCAGCGACCTGATCTTCCTTGCTTCAGGTCCCCGCACCGGCATTTTTGAAATTAATCTCCCGGCATTGCAACCGGGTTCTTCCATCATGCCCGGCAAAGTGAACCCGGTAATGCCCGAATTGATGAATGAAGTGTGCTACAAAGCCATGGGAAATGATGTTACCGTCGCCTTTGCATCACGCGATGGACTACTGCAGTTGAATGCCTATGAGCCGGTTGTAGCCGTTGCCATCATGGAGTCTCAGGCATTGTTTTATAAAACCGTTCCGTTGTTCCGCAAAAACTGTATCGAAGGAATTACAGTGAATGAGGAGATTTTAACCCGTAATATTGAAAGAAGTGTTGGAATAGTCACAGCGCTGAACCCGGTGCTCGGTTACGAAAAAACCACCGAACTGGCCAAAGAAGCACTTGAAACGGATAAAGGGATTCTCGAATTAATCCGTGAAAAGAAATTACTCTCCGAGGATGAAATCAAAAAACTGTTAGACCCGGCTGCAATGACCGGACAAAAGAAATAA
- a CDS encoding type II asparaginase, producing the protein MRQSTLNFRNLLMVFMLTLSIVACAQTAKKPNVVILATGGTIAGAGASSTGSAYTSGQVKIDAMIDAVPNIRDLANLRGEQLANVGSQDMNVKVWLDLANRINELLKTNEVDGIVITHGTDTQEETAFFLTLVVKSEKPVVLTGSMRPSTALSAEGPLNLYNAVAVASSPLSKGRGVLVVMNDEIHSAYGVKKMMTTPVQTFQSPEVGPLGSVIFGQVRFFNTTAGINTVKSEFSVDGVKALPRVDIFYACADASPDLIDYMVKAGAKGIVIAGVGDGNMNAGTLEAVKKATAQGVHVVRASRVPLGAVLIQGEINDAEYGSVSSDEHNPQKARVLLMLALLKERSRDDLQRIFIEY; encoded by the coding sequence ATGAGACAAAGTACATTAAATTTCAGAAATTTGCTTATGGTCTTCATGCTGACCTTAAGCATTGTTGCATGTGCACAAACTGCCAAAAAACCCAATGTTGTCATCCTCGCTACCGGTGGAACCATTGCCGGCGCCGGCGCCAGTTCAACCGGATCGGCCTACACATCAGGTCAGGTTAAGATTGACGCCATGATTGATGCCGTTCCCAACATCAGGGATTTGGCCAATCTCAGAGGTGAACAGTTGGCTAACGTAGGTTCTCAGGACATGAACGTGAAGGTCTGGCTCGATCTGGCCAACCGCATTAACGAACTACTTAAAACCAATGAGGTGGATGGTATTGTGATTACCCACGGCACCGACACCCAGGAAGAGACCGCATTTTTCCTCACCCTGGTGGTGAAAAGCGAAAAACCGGTTGTACTTACAGGTTCCATGCGTCCTTCCACGGCGTTAAGTGCCGAAGGCCCGCTCAATCTTTACAATGCGGTAGCTGTTGCATCAAGCCCGCTTTCCAAAGGAAGAGGAGTGCTGGTGGTGATGAACGATGAGATCCATTCAGCTTATGGGGTGAAAAAAATGATGACTACCCCGGTACAAACATTCCAGTCGCCTGAAGTAGGCCCACTAGGGTCGGTGATTTTCGGCCAGGTAAGATTCTTCAATACCACAGCCGGTATTAACACGGTAAAAAGCGAATTTTCGGTGGATGGCGTTAAGGCCTTACCCAGGGTTGATATTTTCTATGCCTGCGCAGATGCATCGCCCGACCTGATTGACTATATGGTAAAAGCCGGGGCAAAAGGCATTGTGATTGCCGGTGTAGGCGATGGAAACATGAATGCAGGAACCTTGGAAGCAGTGAAAAAAGCTACAGCTCAGGGAGTGCATGTGGTAAGGGCTTCGCGTGTTCCGCTTGGCGCTGTATTGATTCAGGGTGAAATTAATGATGCAGAATACGGATCGGTATCGTCGGATGAACACAATCCCCAAAAAGCAAGAGTATTGCTGATGCTGGCTTTACTTAAAGAGAGAAGCAGAGACGACTTACAAAGGATCTTCATCGAGTATTAA
- a CDS encoding cation:proton antiporter has translation MNDYPVIIFAALMILFYGLFSKLSEKSVITAPMVFVAVGYIVSLFVGSDWREGINALWVEPIAQITLILVLFLDASTLNLKALLKDRQLPMRLLFVGLPVTMVVGVLFAWLLFPGIDIWWLIILAIILSPTDAALGIAVVTSKLVPLRIRQTINVESGLNDGFALPPLLIAIAVLSGEAGEGAGFAYWSMFTIKQFIFGPLIGGLVGWIGGYLVEKASKNDWMNQTFQRLAALSIAILSYSLAEMAGGNGFIAAFFAGMLLGTSTEHIRERIHEFGEAESQALVTFVFLLMGMIMIPISIPFWNVNSFIYAILSLTVIRMAPVALSLLGTGLNRGTIAFIGWFGPRGIASVLYLLMVVIEFGLKGMEQIAATITLTVLLSVFLHGITAFPFSKLFSQETNLTSSK, from the coding sequence ATGAATGATTACCCGGTTATCATTTTCGCAGCCTTAATGATCCTGTTTTACGGGCTTTTCTCGAAATTGTCAGAGAAGTCGGTGATTACGGCGCCAATGGTTTTTGTTGCGGTGGGTTATATTGTCAGCCTTTTTGTCGGCTCTGACTGGAGGGAAGGCATCAATGCCTTGTGGGTTGAGCCAATTGCCCAGATCACACTGATTCTTGTGCTTTTTCTTGATGCCTCTACTTTAAATTTAAAGGCGTTGCTCAAAGACCGGCAATTGCCGATGCGACTGTTGTTTGTGGGTTTACCGGTTACTATGGTGGTTGGGGTACTTTTTGCCTGGCTGCTCTTTCCCGGAATAGATATCTGGTGGCTGATTATTCTGGCCATCATCCTCTCGCCCACGGATGCAGCACTTGGTATTGCCGTGGTAACCAGTAAACTTGTACCGCTCCGCATCCGGCAGACTATTAACGTCGAAAGCGGCTTGAATGACGGCTTTGCCCTACCGCCACTGCTGATTGCAATTGCCGTCCTGTCAGGAGAAGCCGGTGAAGGCGCCGGGTTTGCCTATTGGTCAATGTTCACCATCAAACAATTTATCTTTGGTCCTTTGATTGGCGGACTGGTGGGATGGATCGGCGGCTACCTTGTGGAAAAAGCATCTAAAAATGATTGGATGAACCAGACTTTCCAGCGGTTGGCAGCCCTTTCAATCGCCATCCTGTCCTATTCTCTGGCAGAAATGGCTGGCGGGAACGGATTCATTGCTGCATTTTTTGCCGGAATGTTGCTTGGAACGAGCACTGAGCATATCCGCGAACGGATTCATGAGTTTGGAGAAGCCGAAAGCCAGGCACTGGTAACATTCGTTTTTCTCCTGATGGGCATGATCATGATTCCGATTTCCATTCCTTTTTGGAATGTCAACTCGTTCATTTATGCCATACTCAGCCTTACCGTGATTCGCATGGCGCCTGTTGCTTTAAGTCTCTTAGGCACAGGGCTTAACCGTGGAACGATAGCATTTATAGGCTGGTTCGGTCCAAGAGGGATTGCATCGGTTTTATACCTGCTCATGGTAGTTATTGAATTCGGGCTGAAGGGAATGGAACAAATCGCAGCTACAATTACGCTGACGGTACTATTAAGTGTTTTTTTACATGGAATTACTGCTTTTCCTTTCTCAAAATTATTTTCACAGGAAACAAATTTAACCTCATCGAAATAG